Part of the Rhodohalobacter sp. 614A genome is shown below.
AATGCTTGAGAAGGTAGTTCATCGCAATAACTTCCGCAATAACCGTAATATTTTTACCCGGAGTAATGGGCAGGTGAATTAACGGAATATTCGTTCCAAGTATTTCAACTGTATCATGATCAAGACCGGTTCTGTTGAGATTTTCGGTATCCTCCCAAAGGGATAATTCCAGGATCACTTCTAATCGTTTTTGATAGCGAACGGAACGAATCCCAAACATAGACATGACATCAACAATGCCGAGGCCCCGTATCTCCATGAAATGTTTGTTCATTTCTGTGGCGGATGCCAGCAAAACATTGCTCTTTTTGGTTAGCATCACCACGTCGTCCGAAACAAGCCGATGCCCTCGTTCCACCAAATCCAGGGCTACTTCACTTTTCCCTAATCCGGATTTACCGCTTATCAGTATGCCAATTCCATACACATCCACCATGGTTCCATGAAGCATGGTTTGAAGGGCAAAATAATCTTCAAGGAAATCCCGAAGCAGATACATGAATTTGGTGGTTTCCATTTCGGTTCTGAAGATGGGAATTTTTCGTTGCTCTGCTTTTTTGTAAAGGGTATCACTCAGTGTATTTCCACTGGTGAGAAAAATCACAGGCAAATCAAATGAGACAAGCGTTTCAAAAGATTTTTCGCGGCCTTCTTCAGTTAAATTTCGAAGAAAATTGCATTCGGTATTCCCAATTACCTGGATTCGCTGATAGGTAAATAGATCAACATAACCAGCCAGGGCCAGGCCGGGTCGGTGCAGATCTGCCTCCGTAACCAATTTCTTTTCTGCCTGAGATGCCGCTGCGCACGGTTCAAGCCCTATCTGGATTCGTTCTCTTAATTTTTCAATGAGATATGAAACCTGAATGTCTTCTCGTCGCGGTATGGCTTCCTGGTTGTATAGAGACATCTACCTGTCGTTTGTTATTGAGAGTCTAAAAATCGTTTGAAAATAAAGAATTCCCGCAACTAAGAATACAGAATGTTAACTGGTTATCCTTAACTGCGGGAAGCTATCATATTTATTATTGATGTTCGAAGTTCTTCGTTTTGTATTTACGTAATTGCCGGACCGCAGTATCTACAGCGGCTCCCATTGCCTGCTCATAAGTTGGGGCATCTTCGGATACGTTAATTAATTTTCCCGGCACTTTTACATTCAGTTCAGCAGTTGAGGGGTTTTCATCATCCTGTCCGGGTTTAAGAATAATGTCGCAAACAATAATTTTATCAAAAAACTGATCCAATTTTTCTACGGCATCCAGGCAATATTGCTTTAAATCCGGACTACTTTGAAAATGTCTTGCTGTGAATGTAGTTTTCATATTTACCTCCAATTAGGATTTATTTTCTGCCCTTGGATGGGCTTGACTGTATATTTTTTGAAGTCGTTCAACACTTGTATGTGTATATATTTGTGTAGATGCAAGATTTGCATGACCAAGAAATTCCTTAATTAAACGGATATCGGCCCCGGCATCCAGCATATGGGTGGCAAAACTGTGGCGAAGTGTATGCGGACTTTTTTGAGTGACTTCGCTTACTTTTAAGAGATATTTTTTGATGATTCTCTGCACCATTCTTGGATAAATTCGATTACCGCCAACCGATAGGAAGAGAGCATTTTTTGCCTCTTTACTACTTTTCGTTGTAAAGAGCTCAGATCGTGTTTGCAGATGATTTTTTATAGCATCCAGAGCTTTATCACCAAGAGGTACAATCCGCTGTTTACTACCTTTCCCAAGCACGGTAAGTTGATGTTGATGAATTTGTATGTCCTTCACATTTAAATTTGTAAGCTCACTCAATCGTATTCCTGTTGAGTAAAATAGTTCCAAAATTGCCCGTTCCTGTACGGTTTCAGGAGCAGGGTCACTGGCAAGTTCCATCATTTCATTGATTTCACCGGCCTGTACAATTTTTGGTAATCTCTTTTCTTTTTTGGGGATGATGAGTAAATGAGCAGGGTTTTTTGTGATATAACTCCGTTTATAACAGTATTTAAAAAAAGAACGAACAGCAGCCACTTTTCTTGCAATTGTATTTCTCGCCATGCCTTCTTCGGTCAATTCACCCAGCCACAGTCGAATGGTTAACCTGTCAATATCGGAAACATCAACTGAATCGGGTTCTTTTTCGAAGTGTTGAGCTGTAAAGTCCAGAAGCTGGGTCAGGTCGTTCTGGTACGAAGTAATGGTGTGATCGGAAGAATTTCGTTCAATTTTCAGATACTTCAGGTATTTATCGATCAGCTCCTTCATCTCCTGAAATATGCAATGTTAATCATTAAAAATAAACAGCTAAACTCTTTGAAATTTTAGACTTTTCGTCCCTTCCAGTTAGTTGACGTTCCACCAAAATAATCCCGGATTTTTACGATAGCCAGCCATTCAAACCACAATACAGCAATCGGGTGGGTAAACGAAAAAAGCGGGTTCATTTTAAACCATATGGCAAGGATTAATCTTTGCATCAATATCAATACGATGGATGCAACAGATAAGAAGAAGATTGTGCGGTTAAAAGTTAGTAGCGAGATTAGAATAGTAATGAAAGGGAGCACGAATACTATCAGATGCAAGACTCCCATCAGAATAAAGACGAATATGGAATTGTTGAATCCAAGTAGAAAGTTTTTTCGAAACCCTTCAAAAATTTCATTTTCATTGTGATACATCCGGCAGGAAACAGTTCCAATCCCATCAAACATTCGCAAAACAAATCCTTCTTTTTTAATCCGTTTTGCCAGTTCAACATCTTCTATCACCTGGTTTTTTACCGATTCGTGTCCGCCAATTGTTTCATAAGCATGCCGTCTAAAAGCAAGACACTGGCCACAAGCGGCTGTAAATTTCGTATTCATTTTTTTTCTAAGAAAAGAAGGCATCCATTTGGGATTTCTGTAGACGTAAATCGCCGGCAAAACACTGAGTAAGGTGTAATAAACAACCGGAATGATTGTCTGTTCCCAAAAAGTGACGAGTTTCTGCCTGGGCCAAACGGTAAGCATGTCCAGATTATAATGATCAAATGAAGCAACAATCTTTCTTAATGTACCCGGCTGGATTTGGGTATCCGCATCCAGGAAAAGAAGAATCTCTCCAGTACTTTTGTGGAATAACTGATGGCAAGCCCACGGTTTTCCCAGCCAGTTAGCTGGCTTTTCTTTCCCTTTATAAACAAAGAATTTCCTGGGATATTTTTCTTGGAATGATTCAGCAATTTCAAAAGTTTGGTCGGTTGATTGATCGTCCATAACAAGAACTTCATAATTCGGCCAATCTTGATCTTTAAGTGATTGGAGCAAATTTCGAATCGAGCCTTCTTCATTCCTGGCGGGGATACAAACCGATACACGGAGTTGATTATCCAGGGAAGATTCGGCGTAAAGTGATGTCAGTTCAATCCGGTTTCTTAAAAAAATTATTGACGTGATCAGCAGATAAAGTAAAGAGAAGAAAAGGAGCCAGGTTATGATTTGTAATGCCATGAAATTGTAGTTACTATAACTATATAACTTGGTTGAGAACGATATTTATGCCGAATTGATTCAGGGTACAGCATGAATATAATATCTAATT
Proteins encoded:
- the hprK gene encoding HPr(Ser) kinase/phosphatase; protein product: MSLYNQEAIPRREDIQVSYLIEKLRERIQIGLEPCAAASQAEKKLVTEADLHRPGLALAGYVDLFTYQRIQVIGNTECNFLRNLTEEGREKSFETLVSFDLPVIFLTSGNTLSDTLYKKAEQRKIPIFRTEMETTKFMYLLRDFLEDYFALQTMLHGTMVDVYGIGILISGKSGLGKSEVALDLVERGHRLVSDDVVMLTKKSNVLLASATEMNKHFMEIRGLGIVDVMSMFGIRSVRYQKRLEVILELSLWEDTENLNRTGLDHDTVEILGTNIPLIHLPITPGKNITVIAEVIAMNYLLKHYGYNAAEAFQKKIKKHIADKKKRSEMPRRAVEYFEGDFE
- the xerC gene encoding tyrosine recombinase XerC, translating into MKELIDKYLKYLKIERNSSDHTITSYQNDLTQLLDFTAQHFEKEPDSVDVSDIDRLTIRLWLGELTEEGMARNTIARKVAAVRSFFKYCYKRSYITKNPAHLLIIPKKEKRLPKIVQAGEINEMMELASDPAPETVQERAILELFYSTGIRLSELTNLNVKDIQIHQHQLTVLGKGSKQRIVPLGDKALDAIKNHLQTRSELFTTKSSKEAKNALFLSVGGNRIYPRMVQRIIKKYLLKVSEVTQKSPHTLRHSFATHMLDAGADIRLIKEFLGHANLASTQIYTHTSVERLQKIYSQAHPRAENKS
- a CDS encoding glycosyltransferase; amino-acid sequence: MALQIITWLLFFSLLYLLITSIIFLRNRIELTSLYAESSLDNQLRVSVCIPARNEEGSIRNLLQSLKDQDWPNYEVLVMDDQSTDQTFEIAESFQEKYPRKFFVYKGKEKPANWLGKPWACHQLFHKSTGEILLFLDADTQIQPGTLRKIVASFDHYNLDMLTVWPRQKLVTFWEQTIIPVVYYTLLSVLPAIYVYRNPKWMPSFLRKKMNTKFTAACGQCLAFRRHAYETIGGHESVKNQVIEDVELAKRIKKEGFVLRMFDGIGTVSCRMYHNENEIFEGFRKNFLLGFNNSIFVFILMGVLHLIVFVLPFITILISLLTFNRTIFFLSVASIVLILMQRLILAIWFKMNPLFSFTHPIAVLWFEWLAIVKIRDYFGGTSTNWKGRKV
- the hpf gene encoding ribosome hibernation-promoting factor, HPF/YfiA family; translated protein: MKTTFTARHFQSSPDLKQYCLDAVEKLDQFFDKIIVCDIILKPGQDDENPSTAELNVKVPGKLINVSEDAPTYEQAMGAAVDTAVRQLRKYKTKNFEHQ